One stretch of Segatella copri DNA includes these proteins:
- the typA gene encoding translational GTPase TypA: protein MQDIRNIAVIAHVDHGKTTLVDKMMLAGKLFRDGQDNSGEVLDSNDLERERGITILSKNVSINWKGTKINILDTPGHSDFGGEVERVLNMADGCLLLVDAFEGPMPQTRFVLQKALQLGLKPIVVVNKVDKPNCRPEEVYEMVFDLMCDLDATEEQLDFSVVYGSAKNGWMGEDYNHPTDNIDYLLDKIIEVIPAPKQLEGTPQLLITSLDYSSYTGRIAVGRVHRGTLKDGMNVTICHRDGTQEKTKIKELHTFEGMGHKKTDHVDSGDICAVIGLEKFEIGDTICDFENPEPLPPIAVDEPTMSMLFTINDSPFFGKEGKFCTSRHIQERLNKELEKNLALRVQPYEDSTDKWIVSGRGVLHLSVLIETMRREGYELQVGQPQVIYKEIDGVKCEPVEELTINVPEEFASKMIDMVTRRKGDMTSMLNMGERVDIEFDIPSRGIIGLRTNVLTASQGEAIMAHRFKEYQPYKGEISRRSNGSMIALETGTAFAYAIDKLQDRGKFFIDPGEEVYGGEVVGEHVHDNDLVVNVTKAKQLTNVRASGSDDKARVIPKTVMSLEECLEYIREDEYVEVTPKNMRMRKIELDHLKRKRSNKD from the coding sequence ATGCAAGACATTAGAAACATTGCAGTTATTGCACACGTTGACCATGGTAAGACTACATTGGTCGACAAGATGATGCTCGCCGGTAAGCTGTTCCGCGACGGCCAGGATAACAGCGGCGAAGTGCTCGATTCCAACGACTTGGAGCGCGAGCGTGGTATCACCATTCTCTCAAAGAATGTATCTATCAATTGGAAAGGTACTAAGATTAATATCCTCGATACTCCTGGACACTCTGACTTCGGTGGTGAGGTTGAGCGCGTGCTCAACATGGCAGACGGATGCCTCCTCCTCGTCGATGCTTTCGAGGGTCCGATGCCTCAGACCCGTTTCGTGCTCCAGAAGGCATTGCAGCTCGGACTGAAGCCTATCGTCGTTGTTAATAAGGTAGATAAGCCTAACTGTCGCCCTGAAGAGGTGTACGAGATGGTATTCGACCTGATGTGCGACCTCGATGCTACAGAAGAGCAGCTCGACTTCTCAGTAGTTTACGGTTCTGCCAAGAACGGCTGGATGGGCGAGGACTATAATCATCCAACAGACAATATCGATTATCTGCTCGATAAGATTATTGAGGTTATCCCAGCTCCTAAGCAGCTCGAGGGTACTCCACAGCTCCTTATCACATCACTCGATTACAGCTCTTATACTGGTCGTATCGCCGTAGGTCGTGTACACCGCGGTACATTGAAGGATGGAATGAATGTTACCATCTGCCACCGCGACGGAACCCAGGAGAAGACCAAGATCAAGGAGCTCCACACCTTCGAGGGTATGGGCCACAAGAAGACCGATCATGTAGATTCAGGCGATATCTGTGCCGTTATCGGCTTGGAGAAGTTCGAGATTGGTGATACCATCTGCGATTTCGAGAATCCGGAGCCACTGCCTCCAATCGCTGTCGATGAGCCTACCATGAGCATGCTCTTCACCATCAACGATTCACCATTCTTCGGTAAGGAAGGCAAGTTCTGTACATCACGCCACATCCAGGAGCGCTTGAACAAGGAGCTCGAGAAGAACCTCGCTCTCCGCGTACAGCCTTACGAGGATTCTACCGATAAGTGGATTGTATCAGGCCGTGGTGTGCTCCATCTCTCTGTACTCATCGAGACCATGCGCCGCGAGGGCTATGAGCTCCAGGTAGGTCAGCCTCAGGTTATTTATAAGGAGATTGACGGTGTGAAGTGCGAGCCTGTAGAGGAGTTGACCATCAACGTACCAGAGGAGTTTGCTTCTAAGATGATTGATATGGTAACCCGCCGCAAGGGTGATATGACCTCTATGCTGAACATGGGCGAGCGTGTAGACATCGAGTTCGATATCCCTTCACGTGGTATCATCGGTCTGCGTACCAACGTGCTTACCGCTTCTCAGGGCGAGGCTATCATGGCTCACCGCTTCAAGGAGTATCAGCCATACAAGGGTGAAATCAGCCGCCGTTCTAACGGTAGCATGATTGCGCTCGAAACCGGTACTGCCTTTGCTTACGCTATCGATAAGCTGCAGGATCGTGGTAAGTTCTTCATCGATCCGGGTGAGGAGGTTTACGGAGGCGAGGTTGTAGGTGAGCATGTTCACGACAACGACCTGGTAGTCAACGTAACCAAGGCTAAGCAGCTTACCAACGTACGTGCTTCCGGTTCTGACGATAAGGCTCGCGTCATCCCTAAGACCGTGATGAGTCTTGAGGAGTGCCTGGAGTATATCCGTGAGGACGAGTACGTAGAGGTAACTCCAAAGAACATGCGTATGCGCAAGATTGAGCTCGATCACCTGAAGCGCAAGCGCAGCAACAAAGACTAA
- the folK gene encoding 2-amino-4-hydroxy-6-hydroxymethyldihydropteridine diphosphokinase: MYQVYLSLGTNLGNRKRNIREVIEKIGEQIGVVERQSALYETKPWGYSSPNDYINACVLVLTTMAPRQVLEATQRIEREMGRTMKSVDSEYHDRIIDIDILMIDDLVIDEPDFKVPHPLMEEREFVMKPLKEILR; encoded by the coding sequence ATGTATCAGGTATATTTAAGTCTCGGTACGAATTTGGGCAACCGAAAGCGCAACATTCGCGAGGTAATAGAAAAGATAGGAGAGCAGATTGGTGTGGTAGAGCGCCAGTCTGCTCTTTACGAAACCAAGCCTTGGGGCTATTCATCTCCCAACGACTATATCAATGCCTGTGTGCTGGTTCTCACCACGATGGCCCCGCGCCAGGTGCTGGAGGCTACGCAGCGCATAGAGCGCGAAATGGGGCGTACCATGAAGTCGGTGGATAGCGAATACCATGACCGCATCATCGACATTGATATCCTGATGATAGATGACTTGGTGATAGATGAGCCCGATTTCAAGGTTCCTCATCCGTTGATGGAGGAGCGTGAATTCGTGATGAAACCGCTGAAGGAGATACTCAGGTAA
- a CDS encoding 5'-methylthioadenosine/adenosylhomocysteine nucleosidase, whose product MKIGIIVAMDKEFAQLKTLLTESQVERKNYKDFVIGKIGNNEVVMQQCGIGKVNSTIGAVEMIDNYHPDLVISSGVAGGADINLNVTEVVVATNCVYHDAYCGEECEFGQILGMPAFFKTPKEYVEKALAINNLPGNRHPKIHAGQIVSGEWFVDYKEKMRSILEHFPQAMAVDMESCSIAQTCHIYKTPFISFRIISDVPLKDTKAQQYFDFWAKMAEGSFNVTKAFLESL is encoded by the coding sequence ATGAAAATAGGAATTATCGTTGCGATGGACAAGGAGTTTGCGCAACTCAAAACATTATTGACCGAATCGCAGGTTGAGAGAAAAAACTATAAGGACTTCGTTATCGGAAAGATAGGCAATAACGAGGTGGTGATGCAACAATGCGGCATCGGTAAGGTGAACAGTACCATAGGTGCCGTAGAAATGATTGACAACTATCACCCAGACCTTGTTATCTCTTCAGGCGTGGCTGGAGGCGCTGATATCAACCTCAACGTGACTGAGGTGGTGGTGGCAACCAACTGCGTTTACCACGATGCCTACTGCGGCGAGGAATGCGAATTCGGACAGATTCTAGGCATGCCTGCTTTCTTCAAAACACCTAAGGAATATGTGGAGAAGGCACTCGCCATCAACAACCTGCCGGGCAACAGGCACCCGAAGATCCACGCCGGACAGATTGTGAGCGGCGAATGGTTTGTAGACTACAAGGAGAAGATGCGCTCTATCCTGGAACACTTCCCTCAGGCGATGGCGGTGGATATGGAGAGCTGCTCTATCGCCCAGACCTGCCACATCTACAAGACGCCTTTCATCTCCTTCCGCATCATCAGCGATGTACCGCTGAAAGATACCAAGGCACAGCAGTATTTCGACTTCTGGGCTAAAATGGCTGAAGGCTCTTTCAATGTTACCAAGGCTTTCCTCGAAAGTCTGTAA
- a CDS encoding DUF3098 domain-containing protein has protein sequence MDKKNLAFDKMNFILLGIGMAIIIIGFLLMSGAGSNEHTFDTDIFSTRRIVVAPTVTLIGFLSIIYAVIHKPKDNE, from the coding sequence ATGGATAAGAAGAATTTAGCATTCGACAAGATGAACTTTATCTTGTTAGGCATCGGAATGGCGATTATCATCATCGGTTTTCTGCTGATGAGTGGCGCCGGTTCTAACGAGCATACCTTCGATACTGATATTTTCAGTACCCGTCGCATCGTTGTAGCACCAACTGTAACATTGATAGGTTTCCTTTCAATCATCTATGCGGTGATTCACAAACCGAAAGACAATGAATAA
- the truB gene encoding tRNA pseudouridine(55) synthase TruB, with the protein MDFRKGEIIAIDKPYRMSSFGALAHVRYLLSKKLGFKVKIGHAGTLDPLATGVLVLCTGKCTKQIEQLQTHTKEYTATLQLGATTASYDKEHSVNHTYPTKHITRQLVEETLKQFVGEIQQVPPTYSAVKVNGDRSYALRRAGEEVQLKPKTVRVDEIELTDYNDEEKTASIRVVCGKGTYIRSLARDIGRALDSGAYLTALRRTKAGSFAVENCISFDHFQEWLDEQPLEDSLQPSK; encoded by the coding sequence ATGGATTTCAGAAAAGGAGAAATTATTGCCATCGACAAGCCTTATCGCATGTCGAGTTTCGGAGCCCTGGCACATGTTCGCTATCTGCTCAGCAAGAAGCTCGGTTTTAAGGTGAAGATAGGACATGCCGGTACGCTCGATCCCCTTGCCACTGGCGTGCTGGTGCTCTGCACCGGTAAATGTACCAAGCAGATAGAACAGCTGCAGACCCATACTAAGGAGTATACAGCTACCCTGCAGCTCGGTGCTACTACCGCCAGCTACGATAAGGAACACAGCGTGAATCACACCTATCCTACGAAGCATATCACCCGCCAGCTGGTGGAGGAAACGCTTAAGCAGTTTGTGGGCGAGATTCAGCAGGTTCCGCCTACCTACAGCGCCGTAAAGGTGAATGGCGACCGCTCTTATGCCTTGCGCCGGGCAGGCGAAGAGGTTCAGCTCAAGCCGAAGACCGTGCGTGTAGACGAGATAGAACTCACCGATTATAACGATGAGGAGAAGACCGCCAGCATCCGTGTGGTTTGCGGCAAAGGCACTTACATCCGCTCCCTCGCCCGTGATATCGGCAGGGCTCTCGATAGTGGCGCCTACCTTACCGCCCTCCGCCGTACCAAGGCAGGAAGTTTCGCAGTAGAAAACTGCATCAGTTTTGATCATTTCCAGGAATGGCTTGATGAGCAGCCTCTCGAAGACAGCCTTCAGCCATCCAAGTAA
- a CDS encoding outer membrane beta-barrel protein — MKRLAFIMMALLLALMPATAQNYRDSRYYNKQTGHLDYRYNHNYGSPYYGFRIGPAFTFVNSDDSRLDGGDWQTGLNVGVVAGIPLTDSAPLYLETGLSYIEKGGKKELPEGKKMTYDLNYLEIPAVLKYKYEVDDHFSIQPQVGGYFAVGVGGKIKNFAEREAESSFKDANFRRLDGGIRIGCGIGYDMFYADLTYDIGLANICHDSFDKSRNGALQLNFGVNF; from the coding sequence ATGAAAAGATTAGCATTCATCATGATGGCATTGCTTCTGGCTCTGATGCCGGCAACAGCACAGAATTATCGTGACAGCAGATATTATAACAAGCAGACGGGGCATCTCGACTACCGTTACAACCACAACTACGGCAGCCCATATTACGGATTCCGCATCGGTCCTGCCTTCACCTTTGTCAATTCCGACGATTCCCGTCTGGATGGTGGCGACTGGCAGACCGGACTGAATGTGGGCGTAGTAGCCGGCATCCCATTGACCGACAGCGCCCCACTCTATCTCGAGACCGGACTTTCATATATAGAGAAAGGTGGCAAGAAGGAACTTCCTGAAGGCAAGAAGATGACCTACGATCTCAATTATCTTGAGATTCCAGCCGTACTGAAGTACAAGTACGAAGTAGACGACCACTTCTCCATCCAGCCTCAGGTAGGCGGCTATTTTGCCGTTGGTGTAGGAGGCAAGATCAAGAACTTTGCCGAGCGTGAAGCAGAGAGTTCGTTCAAGGATGCAAACTTCCGCCGCCTTGATGGTGGTATCCGCATCGGCTGCGGCATCGGCTACGACATGTTCTATGCCGATCTCACCTACGACATCGGTCTTGCCAACATCTGCCACGACAGTTTCGACAAATCGCGCAATGGAGCCCTCCAGCTCAATTTCGGAGTTAACTTCTAG
- a CDS encoding bile acid:sodium symporter has product MGALGYLIFANVPFLVPIGDYCGPRLVSLMPVVLFSLLYVTFCKIEIKEMKPKAWHFILQLIRTSLSLMMVVLIFEFGSDYSTKLILEGAFICFICPTAAAVAVVTEKLGGSIGSLTTYTVIANIFTMVIIPSLFPMVEKGADVSFLMMSAMVFRNVTTVLVVPLLLALLSRRFLPKWVDKVKNVKDLGFYMWCFNLTILMGETVRNMLHAEVSGVTMLLLLFVPLLVCLLQFAIGKAVGRHFGASISAGQALGQKNTVVGIWLTLTFLNPLAAVAPGAYVVWQNLVNGWQLWYKEKYGKLKW; this is encoded by the coding sequence ATGGGAGCATTGGGCTACCTGATATTCGCCAATGTGCCCTTCCTGGTGCCCATTGGCGATTATTGTGGTCCGAGGTTGGTAAGTCTGATGCCGGTAGTGCTGTTCTCCCTGCTCTATGTTACTTTCTGTAAGATAGAAATCAAGGAGATGAAGCCTAAGGCGTGGCATTTCATCCTCCAGCTCATCCGTACCTCGCTGTCATTGATGATGGTGGTGCTTATCTTTGAGTTCGGCTCCGATTACAGCACCAAACTGATTCTCGAGGGTGCCTTCATCTGCTTCATCTGTCCTACGGCAGCCGCCGTGGCTGTGGTTACGGAGAAGTTGGGCGGCAGTATCGGTTCGCTGACCACTTATACGGTCATCGCCAACATTTTTACGATGGTCATCATTCCGAGTCTTTTCCCGATGGTAGAGAAAGGGGCAGACGTATCGTTCCTCATGATGAGTGCGATGGTGTTCCGCAATGTCACTACCGTGCTGGTGGTGCCTCTGCTGCTTGCCTTGCTGAGCCGCAGGTTCCTGCCAAAATGGGTGGATAAGGTGAAGAATGTAAAGGATTTAGGCTTTTATATGTGGTGTTTCAACCTCACGATACTGATGGGCGAAACGGTTCGCAACATGCTCCATGCCGAGGTATCGGGCGTAACGATGCTTCTGCTGCTCTTTGTACCGCTGCTGGTATGTCTCCTCCAGTTTGCCATCGGCAAGGCGGTAGGCAGGCATTTCGGTGCGAGTATCAGTGCCGGTCAGGCGTTGGGACAGAAGAATACGGTAGTGGGCATCTGGCTCACCCTCACCTTCCTGAATCCTCTTGCTGCCGTAGCACCGGGTGCCTATGTAGTATGGCAGAATCTGGTCAATGGCTGGCAACTTTGGTATAAAGAAAAATATGGCAAGCTTAAGTGGTAA
- the queA gene encoding tRNA preQ1(34) S-adenosylmethionine ribosyltransferase-isomerase QueA has translation MKLSQFNFKLPKDQVALYPHKAKHVVKTASGERTFEITRRDESRLMVLHKKSETIEMYKKDENGKDMVDADGNPVFLQFKDIVNYFEEGDTFIFNNTKVFPARLYGTKEKTDAKIEVFLLRELNPEMRLWDVLVEPARKIRIGNKLFFDDVNEMVAEVIDNTTSRGRTLRFLYDEDGNHDVFKRSLFALGEAPLPRYVIDAREDHHATEDDMDDFQCVFAEVEGAVTAPATGLHFSRELMKRMEINGINEAYITLHCGLGNFHDIEVEDLTKHKMDSEQMMISQEACDLVNKTKLAGHRVCAIGTSVMKATETAVGTDGMMKAFDGWTNKFIFPPYDFGLADCAVVNFYHPESTLMMSTAAFGGYELVYEAYKMAVKNGYMFGCYGDSLLMLPD, from the coding sequence ATGAAGCTATCACAATTTAACTTTAAGTTGCCAAAAGATCAGGTGGCACTTTATCCACATAAGGCAAAGCACGTGGTAAAAACGGCTAGTGGTGAACGTACATTCGAGATTACTCGCCGCGATGAGTCCCGACTCATGGTTCTCCACAAGAAGTCAGAAACCATCGAGATGTACAAGAAAGATGAAAACGGCAAGGATATGGTTGATGCCGATGGCAATCCAGTATTCCTGCAGTTCAAGGATATCGTGAATTACTTCGAAGAGGGCGATACCTTCATCTTCAACAATACCAAGGTTTTCCCAGCCCGTCTTTATGGTACCAAGGAGAAGACCGATGCCAAGATTGAGGTGTTCCTGCTCCGTGAGCTCAATCCTGAGATGCGCCTTTGGGACGTATTGGTAGAGCCTGCCCGCAAGATCCGTATCGGCAACAAGCTTTTCTTCGATGATGTCAACGAGATGGTTGCCGAGGTTATCGACAATACCACCAGCCGTGGACGTACCCTCCGTTTCCTCTATGATGAGGATGGCAATCATGATGTCTTCAAGCGTTCGCTCTTCGCTCTAGGCGAGGCTCCGCTTCCTCGCTACGTTATCGATGCACGTGAGGATCATCACGCTACAGAGGATGATATGGACGATTTCCAATGTGTTTTCGCTGAGGTAGAGGGTGCTGTTACTGCACCTGCTACCGGTCTTCACTTCTCACGCGAGCTGATGAAGCGTATGGAGATCAACGGTATCAACGAGGCTTATATCACCCTGCATTGCGGTCTGGGCAATTTCCACGATATTGAGGTGGAGGACCTTACCAAGCACAAGATGGATTCAGAGCAGATGATGATCAGCCAGGAGGCATGTGATCTGGTTAACAAGACCAAACTTGCCGGCCATCGCGTCTGCGCTATCGGTACCAGTGTGATGAAGGCAACAGAAACGGCTGTAGGCACCGATGGTATGATGAAGGCTTTCGATGGATGGACCAACAAGTTCATCTTCCCTCCATACGATTTTGGTCTTGCTGACTGTGCCGTAGTCAATTTCTATCATCCGGAGTCAACCCTGATGATGAGTACTGCAGCCTTTGGCGGTTACGAGTTGGTTTACGAGGCATACAAGATGGCTGTGAAGAATGGCTATATGTTTGGCTGCTATGGTGATTCATTGTTGATGCTTCCAGATTAA
- a CDS encoding undecaprenyl-diphosphate phosphatase, with amino-acid sequence MDFIQTIIISIVEGLTEFLPVSSTGHMIIVENLLGVDIQDKFVNAFTVIIQFGAILSVICLYWKRFFYPEAVKTGEKTYWKAMFDFYARLLVGTVPAVVLGLAFNDFIESNLGNVQLVGWMLVIGGIFMLFCDKIFNKGSEQTKLTYKRALIIGFIQCIAMIPGVSRSMSTIVGGMSQRLTRKAAAEFSFFLAVPTMFGATCLEVYKLISHGGGSLLTQGNNLFTLILGSVVAFIVAILAIKFFINYVTKYGFAAFGWYRIVVGLIIIICGLCGVDMQMVD; translated from the coding sequence ATGGATTTTATTCAGACTATCATTATCTCTATCGTAGAGGGACTGACCGAGTTCTTGCCTGTATCCAGTACGGGCCACATGATTATAGTAGAAAATTTGCTGGGTGTAGATATCCAGGATAAGTTTGTCAACGCCTTTACTGTCATCATCCAGTTTGGCGCCATCCTTTCTGTCATCTGTCTGTATTGGAAGAGATTCTTCTATCCAGAGGCTGTGAAGACCGGTGAGAAGACCTATTGGAAGGCGATGTTCGATTTCTATGCCCGTCTGCTTGTAGGTACCGTGCCTGCCGTGGTATTGGGTCTTGCCTTCAATGATTTCATAGAGTCAAACCTTGGCAATGTACAACTGGTGGGCTGGATGCTTGTCATCGGCGGTATTTTCATGCTCTTCTGCGATAAGATATTCAATAAAGGCAGCGAACAGACCAAGCTTACTTACAAGCGTGCCCTGATTATCGGTTTCATCCAGTGTATAGCGATGATTCCTGGTGTATCGCGCTCCATGTCAACCATCGTGGGTGGTATGTCCCAGCGTCTTACCCGCAAGGCAGCAGCCGAGTTCTCATTCTTCCTGGCAGTGCCAACCATGTTTGGCGCCACCTGTCTCGAGGTTTATAAGCTCATCAGCCATGGCGGCGGCTCATTGCTCACCCAGGGCAACAACCTGTTCACATTGATATTAGGCTCAGTGGTGGCATTCATCGTTGCCATTCTCGCCATCAAGTTTTTCATCAATTATGTCACCAAGTACGGTTTTGCAGCTTTCGGCTGGTACCGTATCGTAGTAGGACTTATCATTATCATCTGCGGCCTTTGCGGTGTAGATATGCAGATGGTTGACTAA
- the rpsO gene encoding 30S ribosomal protein S15, whose protein sequence is MYLDKAKKEEIFSKYGKSNSDTGSAESQIALFSYRIAHLTEHVKKNRKDYTTTRALTQLVGKRRALLDYLYDRDINRYRAIIKALGLRK, encoded by the coding sequence ATGTATTTAGACAAAGCAAAAAAAGAAGAGATCTTTAGCAAGTACGGAAAGTCTAACTCTGATACTGGTTCAGCTGAGAGCCAGATAGCATTGTTCTCATACCGTATTGCTCATTTGACGGAACATGTTAAGAAGAACCGTAAAGATTATACTACAACACGTGCGTTGACACAGCTTGTAGGAAAGCGTCGTGCATTGCTCGATTACTTGTATGATCGCGACATCAATCGCTATCGTGCTATCATCAAGGCCCTCGGTCTTCGTAAGTAA
- a CDS encoding S-ribosylhomocysteine lyase produces MNKIPSFTINHNKLLRGIYVSRKDEVGGEVITTFDIRMKVPNQEPCLHNGAIHTIEHLAATYLRNDEEWKDRIIYWGPMGCLTGNYLLIKGDLESKDIVELMKRTFKFIADFEGEIPGQAAKDCGNYLLHDLPMAKYEARKYLDEVLCCIREENLIYPTQD; encoded by the coding sequence ATGAATAAGATTCCAAGTTTTACAATCAATCACAATAAGCTGCTCCGCGGCATCTACGTGAGCCGTAAGGACGAAGTAGGCGGAGAAGTCATCACAACATTTGATATCCGCATGAAGGTGCCTAACCAGGAGCCTTGTCTGCACAACGGTGCCATCCATACCATCGAACACCTGGCTGCCACCTATCTGCGCAACGACGAGGAGTGGAAGGACCGCATCATCTACTGGGGACCGATGGGATGCCTCACGGGCAACTATCTCCTTATCAAGGGCGACCTGGAGAGCAAGGACATCGTGGAACTGATGAAGCGCACCTTTAAGTTTATCGCCGATTTCGAGGGCGAGATTCCGGGACAGGCGGCAAAGGACTGCGGCAACTACCTGCTCCACGACCTGCCTATGGCGAAATATGAAGCCAGAAAATATCTGGATGAGGTGCTCTGCTGCATCAGGGAAGAAAACCTCATCTACCCTACCCAGGATTAG